CTAGGGACTACAGAAGTCCATAATCCTGTTTGAGCTTTATGAGCAAACTTAAGTTTCCTATTTTGCATTAATTTCACCATAGGGACCAAAGTTCATGGAGACTTAGGTGTGATTCTAGCCCCAGACCTTACTTAAAAAGGCTGCCCTTCCCACAAAAGTACAAACCAAACTCTATCTCCCTCTGACTTTGCCTTCTGTTTTTCCAGCGCTGGGGAAATAAGGCGATGGGGTGGACCTAAAACCCCTCGCAAAAGACCAAGCAAGGGCCATAACCTTGAAGCCAGAGCTCGAACTCAAAGTTTCTCAGTGATGTTTAAGTGTCATAGCTATCGAAAAACATCATTACTACGGAAATTCCACAGGACACTCAACTCTGTTATTGTGAAATTGAAACCCTCCAGCCCCTGAAGCCTGTTTTCCCCTCCTTGAAACAATTTTTTTGTAAagggattttgtttttgtttctgtttttagcaTTAAGAAAAGACGGTTGCTCTGTTCCACAGCCTTAATCTTGAATCAGAGATCAAAGCCCCGGCTCCTCTTGTAGACATACAGCTTGTTTCCAGGTTCCACTGCTGTCACAGATAGCAAAGCCGCGCATCTCATTTTCACGCTTCTTTTTCAAAACGGTCTGGTTgcggcaccccacccccacccccgaccatCCTGCTTGCCACAAATCAGGCTCCCTTCTCTAGGACGCTTTAAAAAGCTCAGCACGACGGCAGTTTTCAAGGCCTCGTAGCGTCAGGACCTCCTCACGTGTTCGTTTGATAAACCTGCCTTGAGGATCCCAGGCTGGGTCCACAAGACTGCTCCTCCTGGAGTTCATGGCCATTCCCTGATGGTCACACATACAACACATACAACCCCAGCTCACTGCCTCAAAGGCAAAGCCCAGAGCCGGAGAAGCAGGACCCCAGGAAGGCTGGGCTCCTGAGCAGCAGGTGACCTCTGAGTCGACAGAGGTGGCGGGGATGAGAGAGGGGAGAGCAGAGTGTGGTCCAGGTGGAGGGAACAGCCTGTTGACTGGCTTTGCGGATGGGTAATCTGGCCAGCTGGGAAAAACACAACAGCCCATCTCAGAGCATCGCAGGCAGTGGAGACCCTATTACTAAGTGGTCCTTCCATAGTTGGCGGCTGTCAATCTAAGAGGAACAGATTTCCGTCATGAAGGCATTTTCCAACCCCTCATTTTCCAGAGTAACCCACATCCTGGAGGGGAAAATGTGACCACACTCAGAGCTGCGAATCAGCCTCAAAACCAGGACGATTTACCAGCATCTGGACAAACCTTATGCACCGGGCCTGGCTTCCTGGCACGATGCCTTCCTCAGCCCCCTACCTAACATTCTACCTGCAATTTCGTGCCCTTTTTCTTAAAGAGGACCTCCAGATCTGCAGGGGTTTCATGGCCCACCGAGTCTGGCTCTACCCCCTGTTAGAACTCGGGACTTTGGGCATGAAGTCCAACTGTAGCACTGCCCCGAATTACTGAACCGGGTCTGGGCTGCACAAGGGAAGAGCTCTTTCTTGATTCAGCAAAGCAGAGTGTGACAGAGGACTCCCCACAGGTGCAGGGAGGGTCAGAGACCTCACAGGTCAGCCTTCTCATGAGCCCTCCCCCACTCCAGTGACCACGGCCACCATGAGTCACTTTTGGTTTCCATCTCACACACAGGGATGCTTGCTCTTACAGGGTGTGTTGTGTATGACTCAGCTTCCCCAAGTGAACAGTCCATCTGAGGACACTATTCCACGGCCATCACtcatttctcatttattcttaCTCATCCTTGTACTTAAGCTCTCTTTCAACTTAGTCTGATGGGGACTATGTGAGTTGGAGACTACAGGACAGATGGGCTGTAAGGGACAGGGGCTAGAGGTTCCAGCATGAGGACCTCTAGATCCTAGAAGGTGGTCCCCAAGCCTGCCTGGGGTGAACGAGGCAGGGAATGACCCCTCCTTCCATGACTGTTGTATTCTCTAGAATATGAGCTCCATGTCAGCAGGGAGACTTGGCTTGCTTTGTTCACTATGCTTGGCCCACAGTAGTGGCTCAATAAAtaattggtgaatgaatgaatgaataaatagcatGTTACCTAGACTTTTGAGTTCAGATGCCCAGCCAGCAAGCAGACTAATAAATGCGACATCACAGCAAACAATAACTATCTTTGCcaatttgctgttgttattgttcagtcactgaatcatgtctgactctttgcaaccccatggactgcagcacgccaggcttccctgtcctttactgtctcccggagtttgctcaaactcatgtccactgggtcggggatgccatgcaaccatcccatcctctgctgcctgcttctcctcctgccctcaatctttcccagcatcagagtcttccagtcTGTAGGATATGCTTTTTCCCCAAAAATGTACCCTGATATTACCCTATAGCTAAGACACCTGAATTATGGCAAATCACTAAGGCTGTGAAACAAGGCTTTGCTTAGTGACCAAAAGCAAACACACATGCTGTCAGTCTCTCTTTAGTCTACAGTAAGCCGTACTAACCTCAGCCAGAATGAACCAAAGAGCATGCTTTCCTTTTCAAAACTGCACCAGAATTACTTTCAACATATGTATGATGagtacttcatttttttcctacctccccACCAGCAAAGGTCCCTGTTAAGTCGATTTCTGACTTGGCACCTGACATGCTATGGGGAAGAAGGGATTTGTTGAGTTTCAGAGTTAATAACCTCTTGGTCCTGGTGGGTCCCCAGAACTCATGGGGCCTAACCCTGATACCCCACCTCAATAAGTTGCAGATGTGGAACTCGCAAGCCCCAAGGAGGGTACCTGAAGCCATGGTAATAAGACAGGATGTTTTCACAGCATCTCATCATTCATAGGTCTTGCTATATACTTTCATCTTATCTCACAAAAATCCTGGAAAGAGGagttattagccccattttaaagatgggaaaatGGAGGCTACTAGGCATTCCAGGACTTGCTCAGGAGTATATGGATCAGTAGACACCAGGGAACACCCTGGAGTCAGACCTTGTGACCTCAGCTCAAAGACCTCCGCATCCCCATTTCCCAGAGGAAAATGTCCAGATCAGGGCAAGAATGAGCAGGAGAGTAGGTCACCTGACTCACCATTCCTGAAGAGAGGAGGACCAACTGAAAATTGCTATTTCAAAACAATCAGCTGCCTTTTGCTGCGAAGTCCCCAGGAAGGTCTCACCTCTGCCCCCACCTTGGTTTTGTTTCCCCAGAACTAGACAGTGACTTTCTGGCTGTGCTGAGCGACTACCCGTCTCCTGACATCAGCCCCCCAATATTTCGCCGTGGGGAGAAACTGCGCGTGATTTCTGAGTGAGTGAGCTTTCCAAAACTTCTATGATGCCCCCGAAGAACTCGACGCTGGTGGGAGTTGTTAGATTTTCTCTATGGTTGTCCAGTTCCCCATGGGCCCTGGTCCTGTTGTGAGCTGAGAACGTTGGCCCAAACAGCGGGCCTCCAGGCTTAATCCTCCTGACTGCTGCTGGTGCTCTAAAACTTTCCCTGGCTCCCAGTTGCCCAATGGATAAAACTGAAATTTCTTAACTTGGCTTTTGAGACCCTTTACGATCCAGCTTCTCTTTCTTATGTTGGCCTCATCTCCCCCCAACAAGGGCAAGGTTGAGGTTATACATTAATGCAGACTCAGGAAGAGGACTCAggaatctgggggaaaaaaaaaaaccaacttctGATGATAAACAGAAAAGTATTGCCTTCTGACCTGTTGTCTCTTTTAGATTTGAAAAAGGCTATAGAAGACATAGGGGCTCTGAGCCCCTTTTATTTAGATCCTCACTGATGTAGACATGTGAAACTTGGTTACATCTCAGGGTCTAATTCAGCagagtaaacatttattttttaaaaagcctccaACCATGGAAGATAAGCTAGAAACATCAGCTGCTGATCCCTGAAAGGTGGCTATTGCCAGCACATGGGAAGACTTTCTGTTTAGATCAAAATGGGGGGATATACTCAAAAACTAAATTTTCGTAGGAAGAAAAGTCTAGTTAATGTGGCCAAGGGCAGACCTTAAAAAAGGAACATCCCAACACACCTGGGATTAAATCTGGTTATTCTGTTCATTCATTAAATCACTCACCACTTCCCCAGTCACTCTTTTCTATTTGTTCTTATCCTTCTAGTGAAGGGGGCTGGTGGAAAGCCATCTCTCTTAGCACCGGTCGAGAAAGTTACATTCCTGGAATATGCGTGGCCAGAGTTTACCATGGGTGAGTACATTTCTAAAATAGCATCAACAAAGCACGATCTCTATgagagtgtgggcttccctgtggctcaaacagtatagaatctgcctgccatgcaggagacctgggttcagtccctgggttgggaagatcccctggagaagggaaaggctacccactccagtattcttgcctggtgaatttcatgaacagaggagcctggtggggttacaaaaagttggatatgactgagtgactaaatttcATTTCTATGAGAGTGCAGAGAGAGATCCCAGCAGGGCACACAGGAAAGGAAGGTGTTAGTTCAGTAGGGTCACTTCTAATCTTAGCTCAGTCTCTAAGGACAAAAGTGTCCTTGGGTTAACCCTTTCTCTCTCTGAGACTCAATTTCTCCATTAGGAAGATGAATAACGGACCTCGCAGGTATAATGTGATGTTGCTATAGCAATAAGGATTCAGGAACTGTGATCACAAGAGGCAGCAGATGAAAGTCAGCCAATCTGAGGCACAAATCCAGAGACTGTCACTTAGTGGCTGTATGAGAGTGGGCAAGTATCAGCTTCCTATCCCCACTCATTAAATTGAGATTGTAGTATAGAATGATAGGAATAATGATCTATAGTAATGAGACCAGAGTCTGGGGCTGTTAGGAGAATGAGAGAGGATAACACACAGATTCTTGGAACTGGGCGTGGTGTTACCACCAGTTACTCAGCACATACTGTGggtgcatgggtgctcagtcatgtccaactcttaatgaGCCTAtgaatggtagcccaccaggtttctccctccatgggattctccaggcaagaatactggagtgggttgccattttctcctccaggggatcttcccaacccagggatcaaactcatgtctcctgagtctcctgcattatcggctggattctctaccactgaaccacctgggaaaaaCCCACTCAATACAGACCAGCCACATTCTTATCAAATCATATCCAACATACGGAGAACATGCTGCCAAAAATGCTTACACACCCACCTTGACAAGTGGAGAAGTCAAGCAGAAAAGAGCCCCTTTAAATAATAAAGCATGCAGATGAGAAAGCAAGATGTTTCTCTCCCCTGCAGTCATACAGAAGAGGCCACGGGACATAACAGGTGGCCCTGGTGGCCAGCACACCCCAGCCAGGACAGGTGTGGCTCAGTCTGCCTTCCACTGTGGGGCCTTGGAAAAAAATTCCTCAGCCTCCACGAACcacagtctcctcatctgtccAGCTACCAAGGCCAGAACTTGGCATATAGGACAGGAGAAAGGAACTCCACTTTTCACTTGAGGGGTCCAGAAATAACTTCCTTACAGTCAGAGAAAGACTCTATAAGCCACCCGCTTACTTGGGGAAGGAGAGCAAACTGCCTAAGTTTTTTGAAGCGTGGAACCCAGTGCATTTCATTCAGCGTTACTGATTCTGATGATGAATATCAAGAGTTGTCCCTGTGCTGAGGATGACAAAGCTGAGCagaggaggggtggtggtggctATGAGAGTTATGTCCTGAAAGAGACCTGAGTCATGTAACTCTGATCAGCTGTGTGTCATTGATCCATCCATGCACTCAGCCATCAGCCATCAGCACCTTCATGGTGAAGAGGCAGTGCTCAATGCCGGCATGAGTAGGGACGGGGGCTGAAGAACCCAGACGAGTAAGATGTAATTCTGACCCTACAGAGTTTCCATTATTACAGGTACAAACACagagcaggaagagagggggTGCACCATGGTGGTCACGGAATTGGAAAAATGCAGCCTAGTTTAGCAGTGCCCACTGTGATGTGggtgcccagttgctcagtcgaattcaattctttgtgaccccaggggctgcaactgccaggctcctctgtccatgcgatttcccaggcaagcatactggagtgggttgccatttcctactccacggaTGGGTCACTTCAACAAATTACTTAATCACGCTGACCCTCAGCATCCTCATCAGTGAGACAGAGAGTATGCTCTTGACCTTAGGTGGTTGATACAAAGGTTGGATGTCAAGTGCATGACACGGTGTGGGCCCATAATTAGTATTCATGCATGGATGTCGTTATTGCCATtgttttattatcttcatttttataagTGGAATTTCATGAAAGGACTTGAAATGATGAATGTTTATCACTTACGCTAAAACAAACTAATAGGCCACGCATCACGGAGAACTAAGGGAACAGTTGAAATATTTGGCCCAACATGGCATCACCATGATCTTACCAATAAGAGCACTCTTGGAGACCAGCACATAAGTAAAGTGGTATCCGACATTATGTCTTCGGGTTTCTCACACGTGGCGGGAAGCCTCAGCCAGCCCTGCCAATGGCCTGCGTTCATGCCACGGGGAATATCAAAGGGTGAGAAACAGTGGAGTGTTAAGACTCCCACAACACTCGCTCATCCAGACGTGATCAAAAGCCAGGGCCCGTTCGCTGAAACCCAGCATCAATTGAGAAGGAATGGATGATTGCTTCCAAATACACAGCAGCCAACTGCTAACTGTGGTTCTGCAAAACCAGTCAGGGCCCTTCACCCCAGAACACAGATTCCTTTGTGCCCCCAGCTGCTTTCTAAAGCATGTTCAAAGTGCCCGCTCTCCTCTGAAGGTGAACATTCCATTGGAAAGCTGGGCTACAGTATTATAACcgttttatttttaacagtgaAGTGAAGAAAAAGGCACGGAAATGCATCATACAATGACAACTGAGTTTAAAAACGTGTTgaaaaggagaaaacaggagGAAATAGAATGTATGCAGGGTGGGGTGTCAGGTGGTAAAATTAGGCACcgccatttctttcattttctttctttctcatgttgACTCATTCTTTCATGGCTATATACCAAGCTTAATAACCTGGACACCCAGGTGAGCAAGACAAAACTCCAAACGACAAGCACGGTCCCTGCCCCCGTGGATGGAGGAACTGAGTAGTCAGAGTACAAGGAACATAGACATTAAATAAACTGCCAGAAAGGTCCCTTTTCATGTTTTAAGATGCTTTTATATAATACAGAATTGGGTACCATGCAGCTGGCATTTGAGAAACAGGATGAGAAAGATGCTGTGTGCCTCTCCGTGTCATTATTCAATGTAACACCTGCCTTTCAGTGGGTACTCAGGAACTATTTGAAagattaaaagaatgaatgaatgagccatTGATTGCCttgatcttttttttgtttgttttttaaatcccaACAGCGGGTTTTATGTTAGCTGGACCTGGATCATTTCTGCATCCCTCCTATCTTTTGATGGGGAGGGTACATTCAGGGTACTCATGGCTGTCTTTCTTGTCCCCAGTTGGCTGTTTGAAGGGCTGGGCAGAGACAAGGCTGAGGAGCTGCTGCAGCTGCCGGACACAAAGATCGGCTCGTTCATGATCAGAGAGAGTGAGACCAAGAAAGGTGAGCAGCCTTGAACCCATCCTTCCATGCGGGGGTCAAAAAACAAGCTTTGCTCTGGGCTGACTCATGCATCACCCGGCTCAGGTTCCCTCCCTCCCACGATGCACGCGAATCGACCCATGCGGTGAGCTCCCAGAAGCCCATATACTGGCAGTGTGGCCAGCACCGAAACTGGGGCACTAGAGCCAGGCCACAGGGAGCTGGTGGGGCACTGGCTCAGGCTTTGACCCACGCCAGGCCTGGCAGACTACCACTGCAGAATTTCCcaacagctgagaaaagatgaaaatgccCGTGGGCAGTGCCCGGGCCAGACAGGACATGGGCTGCAAAGCTCTGTGACTGGGGCAAGTCGTGTACTTctctgacctcagttttctcatctgtgaaacacaGAGAAAACCCCTTCCTTGTGAGATTGTGGTGTGATTCAAATGTAATAATATGTTGTGCTCTCACGACACAGTGGACCTTCAATCTTAGTCCCTGCTGTGCTCTACAATGAAATCAGGCAGCTAAGAGGATTGGGACGAGCAGATTCACTATGGCCTTCACCACTGTAATTTTCATACATCCTACGCACTAAGTAATTCAGTGAAAAAGAAATAGCCGGGCTTTGCCATGGTTCAAAACAAGAGTCTCCAACTCTAGTTTGGCCTGTATGAATCACTAAGAAGTCACCTCCTCTCTCTaagcctcttttcctttctctataGCATGGGATTAACAATGGGAACGTGTTTGGCAGGTGTCTGGaataggtggtggtggtttagttcactaagtcgtgttcaactcttatgaccccatggacagtagcctgccagcctcctctgtccgtgggattcttcaggcaagaatactggagtaggttgccatttcctcctccaggggatcttcccgacccagggatcaaacctgggtctcctacattacaggcagattctttaccagctgagctacaagggaagccctacaagGGAAGTCTGGAATAGAGTATGCATAAACACAGAAGCCAAACATTAATAGCTGGGGGTTACTCAGACTAACTGAGAATTAATATTAACTTCTTGAATATAGAAAATAGCTCCAAGATCTCAGCCTGTTTCTTGTACACCCACCATCAAAGAACAGACAATGTGGTTTCTGAGACTATCTCCCATGCGCTTATTAAGCACCAGAGGTACCTGGTACTGGATGGAACCTTCCAGTAAAATGAGCGTCAGCTTTCCTCTGGGGAAGCAGGGACCTTCTGTGTGATATAATGAAGAATCCAGGACCaaccttttttcttaaaaaacctaaatatgcagggtgagagcaaaagcaaagcAGAGGCAAAACTTCCTGTGCGGGTCCCAGGGGGTCTCctgaggcaggagacccaggcccaGGCAgggtcagggggtgggggtggaaggacCCCAAGTGTAGCTGCCAGAGCTGATCTAAAAGCAGACCGAGCGGCAGCCTGGGTGGGGGCGGCAGGCTCTGCTCCCTCGGGCATGCAAAGTTCTCGTAAGTTTCCACCTGCAGCTCTTGAACGGCTGCTGTCCTGTTGCCACTACCGGAAGACGCACACTGAACCGATGCAGAGGGCGGGCCTGGGAGAGCAAGGGATGCTGGCCACTAGAGAGGCCTGCTCCAGGAGGACGAAGGTCCCACTTGCCTCGGGGCGGCCACTCCTGAGCTGCATGCCTCCAGCCATCGCACTGCTtgccctgagtctcagtttctccagCTGTAACGGTATCTGAGGACAATACCTCCCAGGGTCTTTCTGAGAATCAACAGAGAGGTTGCTATGAAATAGCTCAGCCCCTGACCCCGCATATGCAAGCCAAAACTTAGTACACGCAGTGTCCCTCCCCACTCACTGCCTTGTGAGTCTTTTCCCTCCTGGAAGACAGAGCAAGAAGgacccctgtgtgtgtgtgtgtgtgtgtgtgtgtgtgtgtgtgtgtgtatgtgtgagactcagtcgtgtccgactctttgcgaccccgtggactgtatcccaccaggcttctctgtccatggaaatttccaggcaagaatactggagtgggttgctatttcctactccaggggatcttcccaatccagggaatgaacccacatctaatgcactgcaggcagattctttaccatctgagccaccagggaagcccaagaaccctTACACATGACCTAAGCCCAGTTCTCTCACTTTCCatttgaggaaatggaggctaAGAGAGGTGCAGACACTCACCCAACATTctgctccatgctcccaatgggCGGGGTTCCATCCctactcagggaactagatcccacataacacaacttaagagtttgcatgctacaacttaaaaaaaaaaaaaaaagatcctgcatgctgcatcaaagatcccatgagccacaactgagactcagtgcagccagataaaataaatacatgaatatttttgaaaagaaattttaaaaagaaaagagcattGCAGTACGGTTAATACAACTGGACTGCTCAAATACATTCCCAGAGATTCTAAAGAGTGAGCTACATCCAAACAGATGAGGCTCGAGCAGTTGTTGCTCAAAACACAAGAGTGTCTGGGTTCCATGGTCGTATCACAAGGCTGAGAAGGTCTGCCTCCACGGTGGTGGGCTCCTTAGCTGGTGGCCCTGGGGTGATGAGCTGTCCTCCACTCCCTGCAGGTTTTTATTCCCTCTCAGTGAGACATCGGCAGGTGAAGCATTACCGAATCTTCCGTCTGCCAAACAACTGGTATTACATTTCTCCGAGGCTCACCTTCCAGTGCCTGGAGGATCTGGTGAATCACTATTCCGGTAAGAAACACTCCATCAAGACCGACGCGTGACATCTCTCTTGGCTCACTGCCTCCCCACGCCCAATCCCAACTCCAGGCACTCAGTCCAGGCTGCTCCCCTAGACCCGCCTgctgatttactttgctctcTTGTTCATCCTGGCTTCTTCAAATGCTCTTTTCTTGGTAATTCAGACTGCAAATTTCAGGCTAAAACAGACTGAATGTGAATGCTAAGTAAGTAAAACCCAGCCAACCTCAACTTCACCCTCTCTCTGCCTGTAAGAGAAATGAATCAGGACGCCCCTACAGTCAAAACCACAGATGGTCTGCACTTCCTTAAGTGGGTCGCACACTTGGGCCTCTGGGGCTTGGCTCTGAAATGCCCTTCATTTCCCCCTTTCTGCATGTCAAAGTCTTCATCAACCTCCAAGGCCCACAGGAAGCCAGCTCTATGATGAAGCCCTCGGAGGTAGAAGACGAATGGCCTGTTTTTTCTCTGCTCCCCTGGCACGCCAGGTGTTTTTCTCCCTAGAATTCTGGGCGTTCCGCCTGGTGACCTAGTTAAGTGTCTACTAGTTTGTGTTTCTCAACAAGCTCTTAGAAACCAGGGATTATACTTCATTCATCTGAATGTCCTTCCTGGGCCCAGGAGACAGGTCCAAGCATGCCATGCTGACTGGAGCATCCTCCAAGACGGTGGATGCGGAGCGGGGTTTGATGGAGGTGACGGGTGGAGTGCATAGAGTCGGAAGAGGAACTGTGAGTTAGACTGACCTGAACGCCAGGTCAGGAGTTAAGAGTTTCACCCTATGGAAAAGGGAgaaatggtattaaaaaaaaaaaaaaagtggctacaTTTGTAAAAGCTGGCTCTGAAACCATCTTGTGTTCAGATCCCAGATCTGGGCAACCTTGGGCTGGCGGTTCACCTTTGAGCCCATTCTTCTCTGTGTCAGGCAGACGCCAAGTGTTCCTACCTTGAAGACACGGTGAGAGTTCACCGAGTTAGCGCAGGGAAAGTGCAGATGAGAGCACACCGGACATAAATGTGGGCTCCTGCTAGTGAGCCACTGTGTGAGCcgctgttccctgaccaggagggCGCCCTCCTCCCCGCTTCTGCCATGCgagagaaaggaagacagaagccGCTTTCACCGCACAAGCATCTTCCCCCTTCCACGTTCTGGACGTCTGAACCCGCCCTGGATTCTTTAGGATGTGTGATCCTAAAGGGCCTTTCAAGGTGAAAGGAGGCATCCACGGCGCTGGGTTACCACACCTGGCCTGTGAGAAGGGCAGGTCAGGAAGAAGGAATGGTCACTCGGGAGGCCCTCGGGCAAACTTGCCTCTGGGCTCTATGAGTTCTTGGGTGAAGACCTCCACCTCGTGGAGCCTACTCCGCTGTTGACGGACGGTGGATGAGCGCCCCACCTACAGGTGGTTGCCACGATTCTTGAATGTGACAGCTCATGCAACGTGTCTATCTGAGCTTGGCACATGGCGGGTGCAAAATAAACGATAAAGCAAATACTACTCCCACGACACCTGAACACCTAGCAGCTCagctaaaaatgaaagaggaagggAGTCCTGGAAGCAGTCAGCTTTTACTGATCACGAGTAGAAGTTGGTCGTGGTATTTGGCTCTTAATAAGAATCATCTGAGAGGTGTGGCGACCATAAGTTTTGCATAGACAAAAGCAAACATGAAAGGATGCTGGCCCGGCAGAGATGTTTACAGAGCAGGAGGTCCACGAGGCTTTCCTGCCGTGAACCCCCGAGGATTGCACAGCAGCACAGAAGTGCGCCCTCCAAAAACGTGCCCCGGGTCACTGCACCAGCACAGGGGTCGAAGCCAGCAGTCCCCTCTGCGAGTGACTGAAAAGGGTCTGGGGCCCTGCAAGGCTCCTGGTACCTTCAGGACCCCATGGTGGGAGTAACGTGGCCAATTTACATCCCACCACGTTCTTCCTAAACGCGCAGAATCTGAGAAAGCATGCACTCAGGGGTGTGAACAGACTTGTTTTATGAGTTACTTGTATTTATTATCCCAGTGcttttgggcaaattatttaataacTTCATAATGATTCAATTCTATTATTATTCAAATTTGCCATTATTGAATTTAATAattttggagcctcagtttctgtatCTACGAAGTGAAAGTGTCAATcgtttagtcatatccaactctttgcaaccccatagactgtagcccgccaggctcctctgtccatgggattctccaggcaaggatactggagtgggtggccattcccttctccaggggatctctgtgacccaaggatagaatctgggtctcctgaattataggcagattctttaccatctgagccaataattttggagcctcagtttttgcatctataaaatggggattaaaATGCCTCTTACAGGATTATCAttaggatcaaaaaaaaaaaaatcatgcctgTGACTGGCTGTGACCTTGAGCTCATGACTTGACCCCAAGGTCCTTGGCTTCTTCATTTCCCAAACGGGTACACAGTACTAACAGCCAGAGCAGTTCAGGACTCCCTGAACTGACAGCTGCCAGGTTCACTCAGCATGGGGCTGAGGCTACGTGCTCAGAAGTGCCAGTTCTCTTCTTTGCCAAAATGTATGTCTCATCCTAAGCATTAACCTTTGTAAGGAAGGCGCCCTCTACCGCTGCTGGTTTCTTTCGCCTTTGTGTCTGACTTGGTGTCCCTCGCCTCCTAACCTGTGAGGTCGTTTCAGTTTCCAGCCCGTGACAGGTAATTATTTCAGGTTCACATCCAGTTAAGCTCCCTGTAACCTCAGGGTCCAATCTCACATTCCTCAGTGCGTGCCAGCGTGGGTGGACATCTGAGTCTACGGTGAAAGTCACGCGGACGCAAAGCATTACTGACAGTCGCTCTCTGACTTGATTCTTCAGCTACAATTCCCCTTTGTTCTTTAGCAAGGACACCCCAAGAGCTCTATCAATGTGATGGAGACAGAGCCCAGCAGAGGGGTGCTGTGCTTCCTAAACCCTGGTGATGGGCGGTCTTGAAGCCGGCGTGGCTGCATCCGGGCAGACACTTCATCTCCCATACAACATGAGACCCACTGGGCTCTGCATCCTCAGTAGGGCCACAGAGAATCTC
Above is a window of Bos javanicus breed banteng chromosome 14, ARS-OSU_banteng_1.0, whole genome shotgun sequence DNA encoding:
- the SLA gene encoding src-like-adapter isoform X2 gives rise to the protein MTKRTRHTCYQAALPSLSRYLELDSDFLAVLSDYPSPDISPPIFRRGEKLRVISDEGGWWKAISLSTGRESYIPGICVARVYHGWLFEGLGRDKAEELLQLPDTKIGSFMIRESETKKGFYSLSVRHRQVKHYRIFRLPNNWYYISPRLTFQCLEDLVNHYSEVADGLCCVLTTPCLTQTAAAPAVRDSDSPVTLRQKTFDWRRAIRQQEDSERAESPIAVDESLFSYGLRESIASYLSLTGDDSASFDRKKKSVSLMYSGSKRKSSFFSSPPYFED
- the SLA gene encoding src-like-adapter isoform X3; the protein is MGNSMRSTPAPPERPLPSSEELDSDFLAVLSDYPSPDISPPIFRRGEKLRVISDEGGWWKAISLSTGRESYIPGICVARVYHGWLFEGLGRDKAEELLQLPDTKIGSFMIRESETKKGFYSLSVRHRQVKHYRIFRLPNNWYYISPRLTFQCLEDLVNHYSEVADGLCCVLTTPCLTQTAAAPAVRDSDSPVTLRQKTFDWRRAIRQQEDSERAESPIAVDESLFSYGLRESIASYLSLTGDDSASFDRKKKSVSLMYSGSKRKSSFFSSPPYFED